From Sphingobacterium bambusae:
GTACCTATCTCTTTGGTACTGATCCTGCTGCTGCTCTATGTCAATTTTGGTAACGTCAAGGACACGCTTATTTCTTCTTTGACACTGGCGTTCGCATTTATTGGCGGCTTTATTTCGCTTTGGATGACGGGGACGATCTTTGGTATATCTGCAGGTATAGGGTTCATCATCCTATTTGGTGTGGCAACCATTGATGGGATTGTACTGATTGGGGTAATCCGCGATAACATCAAGCATAAGATGCCCTTGTTGGATGCGATCAAGACTGGCGTGCGAAGCCGTATTCGTCCTGTGGTGATGATCGCCCTGATGGGTTCCATGGGGCTGCTGCCTGCTGCATTGTCAACCGGCATGGGATCCGAAATACAAAAACCGTTGGCCATCATGATCGTCGGTGGACTACTAATTTGTTTGGTCTTGAGCTTTACCGTAATTCCAGTGGTGTTTTATTGGATGAATAGAAAAGAGGGGTTGGCAGGCAAATAATTACTGCGAATAATAATTACCTTTGTGGCATGAAGAAAAAAGACAAAGGAAAGAGCCGCACACCGGTATTTGAAAGGCCGGTAGATCAACATTTCTACACGTTAGATCAGCAGTTTGGACAGGGCAACAAGCTGATCTACGTGCTATCTATAGGCTTGTTCTTTTTCGGTGTCATGGGCTTGGTCTGGATGATTCCCTTTCCGCAGTTCGAATTTTTGCAAAAACATAATATGCAAACGTTCTTAAACTGGGGATCGTTCTATATTGCCATTTTAATCTATCTCTATCTGCGCCTAGCGCCTACTTTATCCTATGCTATGCTTTTCACCATAGGTATCCTTAGCTTTTTCATTGTTCAGTTGGAGTATCTGGAACGCGCGGGCGGTCCAGCCGTTTGGTTGGTTTCTTTGATCTTCGTATTGCTAGGTGCTGTTGGTTCTTATCTGTTAGCACGTAGAGATCATCCGACACTATCTATGCAATCGTTTTGGCGTTTATTGACTTTAGGTCCCATTTGGTTGTGGTCGAAGGTATTTCTCTTACTTAAGATCAAATATTAGTTGTTTTTGTGTACGTTTGATTAGGTAATACGTCAATAACGATCATCATGGAGAAAAACGATTTCATCTCAACACAATATCCGCTCGCCTTTAAATTTCAAATAGGCACCATAGCCAACGATTTCATAGCCAGTGATGCGTTGGGGCGGCAATTGTTCTATGTGCGTGAGAAAATGTTTACATGGCGTGATACGATAAAGGTATACCGTGATTCGTCAAAATCAGAATTACTTTACGAGCTGGTTTCTAATAAACTCATTGATTTTCAACAAACCTTCACACTAAGTGATGCGACGGGGCGCGTGGTCGGAAAAGTGCGTCGAAAATCACTGCGATCGCTGTGGCGATCAACTTTTTATCTGATGGACGATAATGATGTGCACGACCATAGCATTACAGAGAAAAATCCTTGGACAAAAATGTGGGATGGTCTCTTTGGAGAAATCCCTATTATAGGTGTTCTTTCTGGTTACATCCTTAATCCTGCTTATGTGTTGCGCAGCGAAACAGGCGAAGAGTTGTTCGAAATTCGAAAAGAGCCCTCTTTCTTCGGACGGAAGTTTTCTGTGCATAAACTCGCTCAGGGAACAGCTGATGAAGAACGTCTTTTGCTCAGCTTGATGCTTATGGTCTTAATCGAACGCAGCAACGGCTAGTAGGACGATTCAAGCGATTTCTTAAGTAACATATTTTTCCCTGTGAAACTTTTGTTTTGATTTGTTTTGGCAAAATAAGTTCATGGTTTACTACAATCCGTTTATACCTTTTGGCAGAGAATAGCTAACTTTATCCTATCATTTAAAAAGGAAAGTTATGTTAAAAGGATTTTTTAATGTTCCTGCGCCGATAAACGAACCTGTAAACTCGTATGCGCCAGGTACAAAGGAAAGAGCATTATTGGAAGCCGCTATTCAGGAAGCGAGAGCTACGGAAGCGGATATTCCGATGTATATAGGTAGTAAAGAGGTACGTACAGAGAAGAAGGCTAAGTTAAGCCCTCCGCACGATCATCAACATGTTCTTGGCTACTATTACGAAGGAGGCAAGGAACACGTTACGGAGGCAATTGATGCTGCTTTGGCTGCAAAAGCTAATTGGGAAAACCTACAATGGGAGCAACGCGCTGCAATATTTTTAAAAGCAGCTGAACTTGCTTCTACGAAATACCGCTACAAATTGAACGCAGCCACCATGTTAGGTCAATCGAAAAACGCTTATCAAGCGGAGATTGATGCAGCATGTGAATTTACCGACTTCCTTCGCTTCAATGTAGCTTATATGAGCGAGATCTACAGTCAACAACCTCCAGCAAATAGTAAAGGCATTTGGAATAGGGTAGAGCAACGTCCACTCGAGGGATTTGTGTTTGCCTTAACGCCATTTAATTTCACGGCTATTGCGGGTAACTTGCCAGCTTGTGTGGCCATGATGGGTAATGTTGTAGTTTGGAAACCTTCCAATACGCAGATTTATTCGGCGAATGTCTTGATGCAGGTGTTTAAGGAAGCTGGATTGCCTGATGGCGTGATCAACTTGGTTTATGTCTCTGGTCCTGATGCTGGTGACGTTATTTTCAAACACCCTGACTTTGCAGGTATACATTTCACAGGATCTACAGGTGTTTTCCAAAATATTTGGAAGACAATTGGTGAAAATATTCACCAGTATAAAACTTATCCACGTATTGTGGGCGAAACGGGCGGAAAAGACTTTATCGTAGCGCACCCTTCTGCTGATTTGGCGGTTTTGAATACCGCTTTGGTACGCGGTGCTTTCGAATACCAGGGACAGAAATGTTCAGCAGCATCACGTGCCTACATTCCTGCTTCTTTATGGGCTGACCTGAAAGTTCGCATGGAGCAAGATTTGCAATCGTTTAAAATTGGTGGAACTGAAGATTTCGGTAACTTCATCAATGCCGTGATTGATGAGAAAGCATTCGATAAAATTACTTCCTATATTGATCGTGCTAAAAATAGCAACGATGCCGAGGTGATTATCGGTGGCGACTACGATAAGTCAAAAGGGTACTTTATCCATCCAACCGTAATCTTGGCTAAAACCCCAGATTACGAAACTTTGTCGGAAGAGCTTTTCGGTCCAGTTTTGACCATCTATGTGTACGAAGATGCAGATTGGGCTGAGACGTTGAAACTTGTTGATCGTACATCGATCTATGCTTTGACTGGTGCCGTAATTGCGCAAGACAGATACGCTATCGAAGAAGCAACACAAGCTCTTCGGAATGCTGCAGGTAACTTCTACATTAACGATAAGTGTACGGGAGCCGTGGTAGGTCAGCAGCCATTCGGCGGTGCCAGAGGTTCTGGAACGAATGATAAAGCCGGATCGATGATCAACTTGCTACGTTGGGTATCTCCACGTACCATCAAAGAAACGTTTAATCCGGATACCGATTATCGCTATCCATTTTTAGGATAAACGATATACAGTTTTTTGTTTTGTATTTGGGCATCTATCTTTTAGATGCCCATATTTTCTTTTTGCTAACCGTGTGCTAACATGAAATCCCTAGAATATAGAAAGCCCATTGAGTTTACAGTTCCTGCACATGGCGACGGTGCATTTTATGTCATGGAGGATATTGGTGACGATTTTTACGGTTACTACCACCGCCATCGTGAATTTCAGATAAGTTACATTGTCAAGGGAAACGGATCCATCATGTTGGGTAATTTGCTACGCCCCTGTGCAGAAAATGAAATATTTCTTATCAAGCCTAACGATCCGCACTTGTTTTACAAGGAGGAGAGTAAAAGCACGGATACCTCGGTACATATTGTTCATCTTTTCTTTTCTTTGGAAAAGCTAGCGCCATTTTTTGAAATGGCTGAATTGCAGGCAATACGGAGTTTATTTTACCAAATTCCTTCAAGCAAGATGCTATCTGCCGAGCAGGCAATCGCTATAAAAGATGTATTTTTACAGCTCGATCGCGAAGAGGGGGTACAAAAGCTAACACAAATTTTGTCTATTTTCGATTTTCTTCGACAACAAGAAAACCAATTGATTTCTTTGTATTCGGGCTTACATAAGGTAGATTTCCACGATTCTGATGGTCTTCGAATCAACTCGGTCGTCAAGTACGCAATCGAGCATTACAAACGGAACATAAGCATTGAAGATGTCGCTACACTCGTGCACATGACGCCCACCGCTTTTTGTAAATTCTTTAAAAAGCGAACAAAAAAGACTTTCGTGTCCTTTTTGAATGAAATCCGCATAGAAAAAGCATGTCAGTTGCTGGTCAACAAACGTGTGGAGAGCATTTCGGAGGCGGCCTATCAATGTGGTTTTAATACCGCTGTACATTTCAACCGTGTTTTTAGAAACGTGATGCATGTGTCTCCCACGACATTTGTCGCGCAGCATTCGGTAGAAAAATAAAAGAACAGCGAAGGCCGAATCCCTGCTGTTCCTGTAATGCTTATTTAGCCTCTTCTTTTCCCGTTCGTTTTAAGATCATGATAGCCTCATACTGACTTCCATCATAATGAGGCGGCTCAATTTGGAGCGTTGTTGGGAATGGCTTATTCTTGTCGAAGAAATAGATCTTTGTCAAGCTACCAAAGTCGTTGGTAGGGAACAGATCTGCACAGGCATCATATTTCGCGTTGGCAGGATCGCCTACAGTGACGGCATAAATCCGTATGATACCTCCTTTGTTTTGTTCGTTTCTTACAAAGGCTACCTCTTTGAAATCGCCAGGCAGGTCTTCGATTGAGGGTTGATTGAAGGCTTCCCAAATACCATAACCAAGGATGATGATTAGGCCTAGTGCGATCCACCAGATTCTTTTATTTTTCTGCATGTGTTAATAGGGGATTATTGATTCTGTTCAAACTTGGCTTTCAACATTCGTTTTGTCTTGCGTACTTTGGCCTCTAGTTGGCTACGGAGTAAAATATTGGTAACGCCTTTTCCTTCTTCAAAATGTTGGTTAAACTCCGGTAAACTAAAAGTTTCCAAGAGTTCGGCTCCGTCGTAGGGTAGACGTGCTGTAGCAATATCCAATACACTTTGTCCACCTCGTTTTCCAGGGCTAGTGGCCATCAAAAACACCGGCTTCCCATTATAGATCTTCCGGCCGGGGATACGCGATATCCAATCGATCAAGCTCTTGTACGCTGCGGAGTAATTACCATTGTTTTCCGCGAGTGAAAGTAATATAAAGTCTGCTTCGTCTATTTTCTGGGCAAAGGAATATGCTGCTGCAGGAATACCTTGCTCCCTTTCCAGATCGACGGAAAATAAAGGCATGCTGAAATCGTTTAGATCCAATACCTCTATATAATCATCCGCTTCCTTATAGTACTTGCTTACACTTGTCACAAATTTCTTGTTGATCGATCGGCTGCTGTTGCTACCTGCGAATGCGATAATTTTCATAGGTTAAAATTAATACAAAAAATGGAAGGCGAAAAATGGATTGGGCTGTATTCTAAAACTATTTGTGCATAGGATCGCTATGTTTACGCTACGAAGGCTACAAAAAAATAGCACTCAACAATTACTGTTGAGTGCCGGTTATTAATAGGTGGTTAGTAGTCAGTATATGTTTAACGTAAGAACAATAGTTCACGTAATTTTGGCAATGGCCATTTGTTATCGTCTACAATCTTCTCTAGTTTGTTTACGTGGTAACGAATCTCGTCGAAGTATGGTTTTACGACTTCGTCATAAGCGATAGACTTCTCACGAACATCTTCGATGTTGTTTGCTGTCTTGCGCGATTGACGCATTTCTTCAGCCTTCTCTAAGATAAGGTTTGTATGCTTGGAGATACGCTCTACCAAGTTCAACTGCGAGCTGAACGCTTCTTTTGCCAAACCAAGATCTTTCAATCCCTTCACGTTTTCGATCAATTCATTTTGGTATACGAAACAAGCAGGTGCAATTTGGCTAGTAACAACCTCTTCGATAACGCGAGCTTCGATCTGTAGTTTCTTGTAGAAGTTTTCTAACAAAATTTCGTGACGAGCTTCCGATTCGCGCTTAGAATAGATACCTAATTTCTCAAATAAAGCTAGAGTTTCCTCTTTTACGTAAACGTCAAGTGCTTTAGGCGTCGATTTTACGTTGGAAAGACCGCGTGATTCTGCTTCTGCAGCCCACTCATCGCTGTAACCGTTACCTTCAAAGCGGATAGCTTTAGAATCTTTGATATATTTACGGACAACGTTCAAGATAGCTAGATCTTTCTTCGTTCCTTTTTTGATTTGCTTGTCTACTTCTACTTTAAATTCGATCAACTGCGCAGCAACGATTGCATTTAAGATCGTCATTGGTAATGCAGAGTTAGCTGAAGAACCTACTGCGCGGAATTCAAATTTGTTACCTGTAAAGGCGAAAGGTGAAGTACGGTTACGGTCGGTATTATCCAATTTCAATTCTGGAATTTTTGGAATACCGTGCCATAAGTTGGTTTCGTTTTTAACTTTCTTCGCTACACGTGCCGATTCAACTTCTTCCAAGATCTCATCCAATTGTGATCCCAAGAAGATGGAAATGATCGCAGGAGGAGCTTCGTTAGCACCAAGACGGTGATCGTTACTGTGGCTTGCAATGGAAGCACGCATTAAGTCGGCATATTCAAAAACAGCTTTGATGGTGTTCACGAAGAACGTTAAGAACATCAAGTTGTTTTTAGGCGTTTTGCCTGGAGACAATAGGTTAACACCTGTATTGGTAATTAAAGACCAGTTATTGTGTTTACCAGACCCGTTTACACCGCTGTATGGCTTTTCGTGCAACAACACTTTAAAGTTGTGGCGAACAGCAACCTGCTCCATTAAGTTCATCAACAATTGGTTATGATCGATAGCCAAGTTGATTTCTTCGTACATTGGAGCACATTCAAACTGTGAAGGAGCCACCTCGTTGTGACGAGTTTTTAATGGGATACCTAATTTTAAAGCTTCATTTTCTAAGTCTACCATGTACGCTAAAACACGCTCAGGGATAGCTCCGAAATAATGATCTTCCAATTGTTGTCCTTTAGCAGACATGTGTCCGAAAAGAGTACGACCTGTCAATTGTAGATCTGGACGACCATGGAACAAAGAAAGGTCAACTAAGAAATATTCTTGTTCGATACCCAAAGAAGCATTTACTTTAGATATAGATTTGTCAAAGAAGTGTACGACATCTGTCGCTGCTTTATCGATCGCTGCAACAGCTTTCAACAAAGGTGCTTTGTAGTCAAGTGATTCGCCTGTATAAGAAACGAAAACTGTAGGGATACATAAAGTCTTGCCTGCTACCGTCTCGAAGATAAACGCTGGAGATGAAGGATCCCAAGCGGTATATCCACGTGCTTCAAACGTGTTACGGATACCACCGTTAGGGAATGAAGAAGCGTCAGGCTCTTGTTGTACCAACGCATCGCCCGTAAATTTCTCAATAGCATTGCCATTTTCATCAGGCTCAAAGAAAGCATCGTGTTTTTCTGCCGTGGATCCTGTAAGCGGCTGAAACCAGTGCGTATAGTGAGTAGCACCGTTTTCAATAGCCCAAGTTTTTACAGCCTGTGCGATGTGATCCGCAATCTCTCTCGAGATCTGTGAACCATCCTCTACAAGTTGTACTAACTCTTTGTAGGTGTTTTTAGAAAGATAATCCTTCATTTTAGCGATCGTAAATACGTTTTTCCCGTAAATCGTGGTCGCTTTTAAAGATTCTACTTTTTTACCATCCCCCAGAGGTCGCGATACGGCTGACTCTGCTGCTTTAAATCTAAGGCTTGACATTTTCTGTTTAATAGTTTTATTATTTTTTATACAGTTATTGGTTGTTTCGTGTTGTAAATGTACGTTTATTTTTAAAAAACAAGCAACAAAAATAAAAAAATTATAATTTTTATGTGTTTTTACTGTTATGAAAGTGAAAATGCGACTCCATTTGCTGATGGAATCGCATTTTCACACTTTTTTATTTGCTGTTTTACTGAAGTCCCCAGTCTATTCCTTTTTCAATAGCCGGAACGCCGCTGCTAATCCATTTCGTAGCCGGTTTCCCTTTTAGGAAATGATCAAAAAACTGCGCTTGTCGCATCTGTATGTCTTTGCGGTTTTGGCGCTTGATTAGGTTATGCTCATCACCGTTGTAGTTGAGCATCCAAACGGGCTTTTGTAGCCTGCGTAAAGCGGTAAACATTTCTATTCCTTGATACCAAGGTACCGCGCCATCGTTGTCGTTGTGCATGATGACAACCGGCGTCGTAACCTTGTCGAGATGAAATAGAGGCGAGTTTTCTAGATAAAGTGCCTGATCTTCCCACAGGGTTTTGCCGATGCGCGATTGGGTATGTTCGTATTGGAACTGACGCGACATGCCAGATTGCCAACGTATACCGCCATAGGCCGAAGTCATGTTGACAACAGGCGCACCTGTCCAAGCTGCGGCATACATATTAGTGCGCGTAATGAGGTGTGCCACTTGGTAACCGCCCCAGCTTTGTCCTTGTATGGCCATCTTTGTCGAATCTACCCAGCTATTTTTTGCCAGATGGCGCATGCCCGAGTTGATATATTCTTCGGCAGATTTGCCCGGATGCCCGATTTCATAGCGGATGTCGGGCGCAAATACCAAGTATTCATTGCTCACATAGTAAGGTATGTTCAGGCGAGACGGCGTAGGTGCCGGTGCTTGATACGTGTATAGCCCACTGGTCAATGTTTCGTAGAAATAAGCGATAATCGGGTACTTTTTATTGGGGTCGAAATTCTCCGGTTTATACAAAATGCCCTCCGCAGGTTTTCCGCTTGGTGTCGTCCATTTCACGAGCTCCGCCGTGCCCCAGTTGTAGGTCTGTTGTTGTGGATTGGCATCGGAAAGCTTATGTTCGTCTTTAAAGAGCTTGCTTACGTATAAGTTGGGCGATTCGTTATAGTTTTCCTTTGTGTAGATCACCGTTTGTTCGTCTTCCGAAGCGCTGAACGCACGAAAGCTGAAGTTTGTCAGTCCAACGACTTCATTGGGGCGTTTGCTTTTAGCAGCAGGCGTTTCGAAGATGGCATTTTGTTTTGTTTCTTCGCTAAAAGCACTTAGGTACATGGCTTTTTTGTCCGGAATGCGTGTTGTCCGTTGGCGCGGATCATCTGTCCGTGCCAAGTTGATGTAACGGAAAGTGGTCTTTGTAGCACGTCCTTCGCCGTTGGTCACCAATTGCTTGTCTTTGCCCGTCAAATCGAATTTCCAAATGTCATAACGGTCATAGATAAACACACTGCGGTTGTCTTGCGACCAACCAGCGATACCGTAGGCTCCTGGCAGCGTAGGCGAGTCGTTTTCTTCATCCACAAAACTCACCGGTACACCATCGTTCAATAATGCAACTTGGTCATTCTTAATTTGATGGCTATACCAATTGCCCTGCTCGCGATCAAAATAAAGCACATAGTCGCCCAATGGTGATAGGTAGGCATAACCGTTCAGGTCTTTCTTGATGATTCTCTTTTGGCCTGATTGGGTAGATACAATATACACGTCCGATCGTGTGCCACCTTCCCACTGTCCTTGAATGCGTTTTCCGAAATCTGACGTGGTCAGTGCCCATTCGTTGTTTGCTTCATCGGTAAAACTTGTCCGGCTGAAGGTCTCGTCTGTTAAAGCGAGCAGTCGGTTGCCATTCTTCGGGTAGATGACGGCAGGGTAGGACCTGCTGAGGTCTCTTTTTAAGTTGACGAGCTGCTGCGGCTGTAGATAATCATCTTGCCAATGCCAAATGTCCAGCTGTGCGTGTTCAAATTCTACGAGGGTTGTGTCCTTAACGCGAGGAACGGGCGCTAGTCCGAAAAATAGCTTCTGACCATCGGCACTAAAATTAAGGGAGCCATCACCACTCACATACCAGTTCTGTGGCACACCGTTACTTTGTTGGCTGGCGATGATGCGCGCCGAATCGAGCTGAGGGGTGTAGTAGTACAGTTTGAAGTCCTTCAGGAGTGCTTTCTCTGGCGATTTATCGGCAAGGAAGGCCAGCTGTGTACCTTGGTCGTCAAAGCTAAGCTCTTTGTAGGTGCCTTTCCCGTTGCTTATTTTCTTCAGGCTTTTGTTTGCGATGTCATAAATATATAAACCGGCATCCGTGGCGGTAGAATCTTTAGCTTCATTTTTTTTGGAGAACAGTAGGAAATCTTCGTTCGGACTCCATGCATACTGATCTGCTTTCCAGAAGTTCAGGGTGTCGCCCGTGGCGAGGTTTTTCAAGCAAAGAACAGAAACGCTTTTTCCTTTCGAAGCATTAGGCTTAGTCGTGGAGCTGCTATCAGTAACCGTAGTTGAAGATTTTTTTTCTTCTTTTAAATCGGTTAAGAAGGCAATATAGTCATTTTTGTTTTGCGCCAGTTTGAATGATTTTACCTGCGGGAATTTCCATTCTTCTTTACTTTCTAAGTTAACGATGAGCAACGAATCTTTAGGCATGTCATCTGCCTTTTTCTTTTTGATTTTCGCCTGTCTCGTTTCTTCGAAAGTGGGTTTGATTGCCGCTACCAAAAATCCTTCGTTCTTGGTGAGCTGTGCGGATGCTGCTCGCGCTATCCGCAGTAAGATTTGGTTTGTAGGGCTTTTTAGCTCGAATAAAGCGTCGCCTTCTTGCGGTGTTACGCTGTAAGAAATAAACTGACCGCTTTTACTAATGGATGTGCCCGTGATACTTTTCCAATTGTCATAGACGCTGTGGTCTAGTGGGCGCTTTTGGGCAAATGAGGCGCTCGTTAACAAAAGACAAATGCCAAGGCTGGCGATTTTATTATACATATAATGAACTGAAATTTATGAAAATTTAGGGGAAAGTAATCAAAAATGCGTAAATTTAACAGGATGTTTTAACATTTTTACACGGCAATACGGAGGTAAACCCATGAAATCACCAAGTATCATTGTATCCTTAATCTGCGCCATAGCAGTTGTTTTATTTGCTTTTATTCTAGGCAATGCCTACATGTTTAAGTATAAATCCGGCAATACGGTCAACGTAACCGGAAATGCAAAAAAGGATTTTGAGTCGGATATTGTCAAGTGGTCAGCATCATACAGCCGCAAGTCCATGGACTTAAGCGTGGCCTCGGGGCAGCTGCAGCAAGATCGCGAGTTGGTAAAGCAATTTTTGTTGACGCAAGGCATAGACCCCAAAGAGATTTTGTTTAACGCTGTCAATATCAACCGTGAATTTTCCTATCATTCTGATGGCAGCGGCAACAGCTACAATACCTTTACCGGGTATAACCTTTCGCAGAGCGTACGCATAGAATCGAAAGATTTGGATAAAGTGGATAATGCTTCTCGAGAGATCTCAACTTTGATCTCGCAAGGGTTGGAGTTAAGCTCCAATTCGCCAAGCTATTACTACTCCAAATTAGAAGACCTTAAATTGGAGCTCATTTCTCAGGCGTCGCAGAATGCCAAGCAGAGGGCTACCAATATTGCGGAGGAAGCTGGTTCTTCGCTGGGCAACCTCATTAAGGCCGATTTGGGAATTTTCCAAATCACAGGGCAAAACGATAACGAAGAGTATAGCTATGGTGGTGCGTTTAATACCACATCACGTAGTAAAACGGCCAATATAACGGTTAAAGCTAGCTATCTCG
This genomic window contains:
- a CDS encoding DUF962 domain-containing protein; translated protein: MKKKDKGKSRTPVFERPVDQHFYTLDQQFGQGNKLIYVLSIGLFFFGVMGLVWMIPFPQFEFLQKHNMQTFLNWGSFYIAILIYLYLRLAPTLSYAMLFTIGILSFFIVQLEYLERAGGPAVWLVSLIFVLLGAVGSYLLARRDHPTLSMQSFWRLLTLGPIWLWSKVFLLLKIKY
- a CDS encoding LURP-one-related/scramblase family protein, with product MEKNDFISTQYPLAFKFQIGTIANDFIASDALGRQLFYVREKMFTWRDTIKVYRDSSKSELLYELVSNKLIDFQQTFTLSDATGRVVGKVRRKSLRSLWRSTFYLMDDNDVHDHSITEKNPWTKMWDGLFGEIPIIGVLSGYILNPAYVLRSETGEELFEIRKEPSFFGRKFSVHKLAQGTADEERLLLSLMLMVLIERSNG
- the pruA gene encoding L-glutamate gamma-semialdehyde dehydrogenase; its protein translation is MLKGFFNVPAPINEPVNSYAPGTKERALLEAAIQEARATEADIPMYIGSKEVRTEKKAKLSPPHDHQHVLGYYYEGGKEHVTEAIDAALAAKANWENLQWEQRAAIFLKAAELASTKYRYKLNAATMLGQSKNAYQAEIDAACEFTDFLRFNVAYMSEIYSQQPPANSKGIWNRVEQRPLEGFVFALTPFNFTAIAGNLPACVAMMGNVVVWKPSNTQIYSANVLMQVFKEAGLPDGVINLVYVSGPDAGDVIFKHPDFAGIHFTGSTGVFQNIWKTIGENIHQYKTYPRIVGETGGKDFIVAHPSADLAVLNTALVRGAFEYQGQKCSAASRAYIPASLWADLKVRMEQDLQSFKIGGTEDFGNFINAVIDEKAFDKITSYIDRAKNSNDAEVIIGGDYDKSKGYFIHPTVILAKTPDYETLSEELFGPVLTIYVYEDADWAETLKLVDRTSIYALTGAVIAQDRYAIEEATQALRNAAGNFYINDKCTGAVVGQQPFGGARGSGTNDKAGSMINLLRWVSPRTIKETFNPDTDYRYPFLG
- a CDS encoding AraC family transcriptional regulator, coding for MKSLEYRKPIEFTVPAHGDGAFYVMEDIGDDFYGYYHRHREFQISYIVKGNGSIMLGNLLRPCAENEIFLIKPNDPHLFYKEESKSTDTSVHIVHLFFSLEKLAPFFEMAELQAIRSLFYQIPSSKMLSAEQAIAIKDVFLQLDREEGVQKLTQILSIFDFLRQQENQLISLYSGLHKVDFHDSDGLRINSVVKYAIEHYKRNISIEDVATLVHMTPTAFCKFFKKRTKKTFVSFLNEIRIEKACQLLVNKRVESISEAAYQCGFNTAVHFNRVFRNVMHVSPTTFVAQHSVEK
- a CDS encoding NADPH-dependent FMN reductase → MKIIAFAGSNSSRSINKKFVTSVSKYYKEADDYIEVLDLNDFSMPLFSVDLEREQGIPAAAYSFAQKIDEADFILLSLAENNGNYSAAYKSLIDWISRIPGRKIYNGKPVFLMATSPGKRGGQSVLDIATARLPYDGAELLETFSLPEFNQHFEEGKGVTNILLRSQLEAKVRKTKRMLKAKFEQNQ
- a CDS encoding glutamine synthetase III family protein → MSSLRFKAAESAVSRPLGDGKKVESLKATTIYGKNVFTIAKMKDYLSKNTYKELVQLVEDGSQISREIADHIAQAVKTWAIENGATHYTHWFQPLTGSTAEKHDAFFEPDENGNAIEKFTGDALVQQEPDASSFPNGGIRNTFEARGYTAWDPSSPAFIFETVAGKTLCIPTVFVSYTGESLDYKAPLLKAVAAIDKAATDVVHFFDKSISKVNASLGIEQEYFLVDLSLFHGRPDLQLTGRTLFGHMSAKGQQLEDHYFGAIPERVLAYMVDLENEALKLGIPLKTRHNEVAPSQFECAPMYEEINLAIDHNQLLMNLMEQVAVRHNFKVLLHEKPYSGVNGSGKHNNWSLITNTGVNLLSPGKTPKNNLMFLTFFVNTIKAVFEYADLMRASIASHSNDHRLGANEAPPAIISIFLGSQLDEILEEVESARVAKKVKNETNLWHGIPKIPELKLDNTDRNRTSPFAFTGNKFEFRAVGSSANSALPMTILNAIVAAQLIEFKVEVDKQIKKGTKKDLAILNVVRKYIKDSKAIRFEGNGYSDEWAAEAESRGLSNVKSTPKALDVYVKEETLALFEKLGIYSKRESEARHEILLENFYKKLQIEARVIEEVVTSQIAPACFVYQNELIENVKGLKDLGLAKEAFSSQLNLVERISKHTNLILEKAEEMRQSRKTANNIEDVREKSIAYDEVVKPYFDEIRYHVNKLEKIVDDNKWPLPKLRELLFLR
- a CDS encoding S9 family peptidase, with the translated sequence MYNKIASLGICLLLTSASFAQKRPLDHSVYDNWKSITGTSISKSGQFISYSVTPQEGDALFELKSPTNQILLRIARAASAQLTKNEGFLVAAIKPTFEETRQAKIKKKKADDMPKDSLLIVNLESKEEWKFPQVKSFKLAQNKNDYIAFLTDLKEEKKSSTTVTDSSSTTKPNASKGKSVSVLCLKNLATGDTLNFWKADQYAWSPNEDFLLFSKKNEAKDSTATDAGLYIYDIANKSLKKISNGKGTYKELSFDDQGTQLAFLADKSPEKALLKDFKLYYYTPQLDSARIIASQQSNGVPQNWYVSGDGSLNFSADGQKLFFGLAPVPRVKDTTLVEFEHAQLDIWHWQDDYLQPQQLVNLKRDLSRSYPAVIYPKNGNRLLALTDETFSRTSFTDEANNEWALTTSDFGKRIQGQWEGGTRSDVYIVSTQSGQKRIIKKDLNGYAYLSPLGDYVLYFDREQGNWYSHQIKNDQVALLNDGVPVSFVDEENDSPTLPGAYGIAGWSQDNRSVFIYDRYDIWKFDLTGKDKQLVTNGEGRATKTTFRYINLARTDDPRQRTTRIPDKKAMYLSAFSEETKQNAIFETPAAKSKRPNEVVGLTNFSFRAFSASEDEQTVIYTKENYNESPNLYVSKLFKDEHKLSDANPQQQTYNWGTAELVKWTTPSGKPAEGILYKPENFDPNKKYPIIAYFYETLTSGLYTYQAPAPTPSRLNIPYYVSNEYLVFAPDIRYEIGHPGKSAEEYINSGMRHLAKNSWVDSTKMAIQGQSWGGYQVAHLITRTNMYAAAWTGAPVVNMTSAYGGIRWQSGMSRQFQYEHTQSRIGKTLWEDQALYLENSPLFHLDKVTTPVVIMHNDNDGAVPWYQGIEMFTALRRLQKPVWMLNYNGDEHNLIKRQNRKDIQMRQAQFFDHFLKGKPATKWISSGVPAIEKGIDWGLQ
- a CDS encoding SIMPL domain-containing protein; translated protein: MKSPSIIVSLICAIAVVLFAFILGNAYMFKYKSGNTVNVTGNAKKDFESDIVKWSASYSRKSMDLSVASGQLQQDRELVKQFLLTQGIDPKEILFNAVNINREFSYHSDGSGNSYNTFTGYNLSQSVRIESKDLDKVDNASREISTLISQGLELSSNSPSYYYSKLEDLKLELISQASQNAKQRATNIAEEAGSSLGNLIKADLGIFQITGQNDNEEYSYGGAFNTTSRSKTANITVKASYLAR